The DNA sequence TGTTTGCGGTAAGTGATCTCTTCCCAAAAAAAGGCTGCATAATCCTGTTTGGCTGCCCGCTGGATCGATCTCTCTTCAGGTGAATAGGTCTGGATCACCACTTCGCCGCCTTTAGCCCCACGTCCTGCCCTGCCAGCAACCTGAGTCAGCAGCTGGAAAGCTCGTTCTCTGGATCGAAAGTCGGGCATATTGAAAAGCTGGTCGGCAGAGATTACACCGACAAGGGTAACGTTCGGGAAATCCAGCCCTTTAGCCAGCATTTGAGTCCCGACAAGAATCGGAACCTCTCCGCTGCGAAACCGTTCTAGAATTCTATTGTACTCCCGGGAACCGGAGGTCGTGTCGGTATCCAGCCGTAAGACTTCAACTCCTGGGAACAAAGCGGAAACCTCTTCTTCAACTTTTTGGGTTCCCTGGCCGAAGAAACGGATAAATCGGCTGTTGCATTCCGGGCAACGGTGAAAAACATCCTGTTGATAATTGCAGTAGTGACAACACAGCTGCTGATTATGACTGTGATATGTCAGGGAAACATCACAATGCGGGCAGCGTGCGACATACCCGCATTCACGGCAAAATACAAAAGTGGAATAACCTCTGCGGTTCAGAAAAAGGATACTTTGTTCTCCGTTGTCGATTCTCTCCTGAAGCTTGTTTCTGAGTACCATGGAAAACATTGTTTTATTGCCGCTGGCCAGTTCCTGTTTCATATCCACAATATCGACAGCGGGTAAAGCCCGTTGGTTGAAGCGTTCTTCCAGCGACACAAGACCAATCTTATCCCTTTGGGCCGCCGCATACGCTTCCAGGGATGGGGTAGCGCTGCCCAGAAGCACAAGCCCGCCTCTGTCTTCCATCCTTTTCCGTGCGACGTCCCGCGCATGATATTTTGGGTTTTCATCCTGTTTATAAGCGTTATCGTGTTCCTCATCCAGTATGATCAGTTTAAGGTTTGACAGAGGCGCAAAAACAGCGGAGCGCGCTCCGATAATCACGCGCTTATTCCGTTGCAGAATTTGCTCCCAAATTGCTAGTTTATCGCCGGAGCTGATGCCTGAATGAATAATTCCGACAATATCTCCGAACTGTTCCAGAAATATTCTAGAGATCTGAGAAGTAAGTGAAATCTCAGGTACAAGCAGAATAACATCGCCGCCTTCAACCAGTACCTTTGCCACCAGCTCTTTATAAACCTCTGTCTTGCCACTGCCGGTTATCCCATGGATCAAAACCGTCCCGCCATCATTTTTATTGCGAAACGCCAGAATATCCTGGAAAGCTTTTTCCTGGGCAGGACTTAATGTGCCTGTAATGTGCCAAACGGAACCAGCTGTTATCTGCTCAATATTGTTTTTTATATCGGCGTCTATGTCTTTATCTGAGTCTATATCAATTTTATTCTCCCTGTTATTTTTTTTTCTTTCATTTATGTCGGGACTGCCTGTTTTTCCGGAAAACCGGATTTCTTTTTTGATCCATCCCTGCTTAAGCATATCCTCAAGCAGTTCTTTCTTCGCTCCGCTTCTTTTTAGCAGGACATTTTCCGGCAGACCTCCCCGGCGCGACCTGTTAAGGGTTTTTAAGACCTGAAATGTATCCGGATCGAGAAGCTCCAAAACTTTAACGTCCTCATCGTCCATGCTGGCCATGGAAGTCATCCAGGTTTCTCCCTTTCCCTTTAAAAAAGGCCACACTGAATGAAGGGCTTGCGCCTTTGGGCAGATCGTCGTCTCCGAAAGCCAGCAGGCCAATTCTATGAGCTCCGGTGGAATTAGATAGTTTTCCTCCAGGACCGCTTCTATGCTGCGGAATTTGGGCTCACCGTCGAGTTCAGGCGGGTCGGAACTGATACTGACAACGAGGCCCCGGACTTTTCTGTACTTAAGCGGGACAACCACCATCATCCCCGCATGAATTACGAGATTGTCCGGAATGTAATAATGAAAACTCTGATCAAGACGCCTGTTGGCGACATCGATCAGCACCTCTGCGTATCCGCTCAATTTCAAGGTTCCTCCCTGCTGATGTCAAAAAATCGGATGCTGTATCAATTATAGCAGATAACTCGTCATCTGTTCATGCGGAAAAATCTCTGATATGACGGCGTTCCTCGGGCGTCAGCCTAAACTGTTCCATAATGAATTCATCTAGGATTTCAAACTGATCTTCCCCAATGATGATTCGGTCTGTTAATTGCAGGATATGGTCAATCACTGCCTGTTCCCATAAGGGCAGCGGAAGTAGTTCCAGATCTCCCCGGAGCACTTTCAGGGTATGAAATTTCTTGCGGAAAAGAAATTGATAAAGGCTGCTGTTAAATAAAGCAAGAATTAATTTCACCGGATAGTTTTCTGGTTCGGGGATCAGGATATTGGCACTGTTCAGTGTAAGACTGCCCTGATCATCATAGGCAAAAACAAGTCTTTCAGAAATGAAACGGTAAATCAGTTTCTCCGCCGCCCTATATTTTTGCTCCGGTGCTGTTTGCTGGAACTTGTCCGGCTGAAACCGTAAAAAAGAAGACGGCTTCTTCAGAACGAACCTGTCCACATCTGAGCCCTTGTAGACCGGCTCAGCACCCGGACCGTTCATCTGAAGCAGGTATCTCCGATTATCTCCGGTGACGATTCCCAAGGCCCAGCCGGCCTTATCTTTCAGGTAAGTATGTCTGGTCGAATAGACCTTGCTGAAAATAACTTCCTCCTGGCTGCTCAGGTAAATATCAAAAATGTGCCAGTCATTACTCCGAAACCTTTCCTGAGAAACCAGGTATTCCTGTTCCGGAAATTTCACCAGGACTTGGTCCTGCTCCGATGGCAAGGCTTTTCTGAGATCGAGGCGGACCACCGCTGAGAAGACATTTTTAAATCTCCTGCCCAGATATTCGATCCTGATGATCTGGCAATTCTCAAGCAAATATCCTCTGATATCGGCATGAGCACGGATGTTCAGAATGGATTCTGGCAGAATAAACGAGATAACCCCTCCGTCTTTCAGCAGATCAAGACTCGCCCTGAGAAAATAAGAAAAGGACTCCCCGGAAGTTATTTCCGGAAACTCCACAGCCATTTTCTGGCGGACACCCGCATCAATCTCCGCTCCCCACGGAGGGTTCGTGGCTACAAAATCAAATTTCCCGAAAGCGGAAGATTCCCGTCGCATATCGGTTAAAGTATTGCAGTGAATAACGTTAGGCTGAAAATCCCGGGAACATGTCAACAGAAGATTGAGTCTGGCAATCCTTACCGATGTCAGATCGAGGTCCATCCCATAGATGTTTTCGGGTTCGTCCATATTCCGGGCAAAGGATAAAAGATACTGTCCCGTGCCGCAGCAGGGATCAAGCACCTTCTGTCCGCTGCGGATATAAGCCCGGACAGCGTCATACGCAATGCCTGGCGGGGTAAAGTAAGAACCAAGGCGAGCTTTATTTCCCTCCATGGTCAGTGATTGATAGATGACACCGAGTATATCTTCTTCTAAAGGAAAACGGATGTTAAAAAGATATTCAAGGTGCTGAGAATCCGGCCTGCCGTACGAAAACTTCAAAGAAGATCCTAAAGAAGATTTTTTAGATGTCCTGAGTATATCCTGATAAAAATTCTTTAGCTCTATGCGGACATGCTGTCGCTGGAAAATAGCTTCCGGGAAATCAATAATTTGTTTCAGGTCGTCGGACAATATGTCTCCCGATCTCCGAAAAAGATTCAAAGCCAGAATGAAGACTGCCCATCCCCGGTCTATGTTGTGCCGGAGCAGATACGTCAATATATCCATGATCTGCTTACGTGTTCGTTCGTTTGGGATGTATTCTGTCGGGACAAATCGTTTATCAGCTCCGGCTTTGTTTGCTCTTTTTCTTAAGCGGTCAAGCTCTCCCTGCGCAATCCGTTCCCGAAGCAGGAGCACCTCATCAAGATCAAAGACCTTCCCGTCAGGATCAGAAGGATGGAGATAGCCATGCCGGACCCAGTTGCGGATACTTGGCACAGATACCCCCAGAATTTCAGCGATTAACTTTGAATCAATTCGATGATTATCCATTTCTGTAATCCTGTCGTTTTAGATTTAAGCTAGGTTGCCTTCCTTCCTGGTTTCCTGGCTGTTCACCGCATAGAAAAGAGAATCGAGATTGCGGACTAAGTCCTTCGCAATCTGCGGTTTGTTCATTGTATAGATATGGACACCGTCAATATCATTTGCAAGCAATTCCACAATTTGTTTGGTCGCGTAAGCAATACCGGCATCTTTTAAAGCTTCCATGTTATGCTCAAATTTGTCAAGTATTTTAATCAGTTTTTGCGGCATCCGTGCATTCGACAGTGCTAATATTCTTTCAATCTGAACCCGATTAGTGATTGGCATGATCCCTGCCAGAATTGGAACATTGATGTTTAGATTAGCAACTTTCTCCTGGAAACGAAAAAAGGCATCATTGTCATAGAACAACTGTGTAACAAGAAACCCCACTCCGGCATCCACTTTCCGCCGAAGATTTTCAATATCCTGGTCTTTATCGGGACACTCGGGATGGCCTTCCGGATAACAGGCGCCGCCCAGGCAGAACGAATGTTTGTCCTGGATATACGCGACAAGATCGGAAGCATATTGAAAATCCCTCGCCCTGCCGGTCTCTTCCGAACCCTTCGGAATATCTCCCCGTAAAGCGAGAATATTGGAGACGTTGCTGTCTGCCAGCTGCGTCAGTGTTCCCTCAATTTGTTCTTTGGAAGAGGTAATACAAGTCAGGTGGGCCAAAGAATTAATGTTGTATTTATTTTCAACAATGGATGCAATTTCTGCGGTCGTTTTGCTGGTACTTCCTCCGGCACCGTAGGTAACACTGATAAAATCAGGACGGAGCGGTGCCAGAGCATCAATCGTATCGTAAATGACCTCTATAGATGAAGTAAGCTTTGGTGGGAAAATCTCAAAAGATACGACCTTTTTCTGTTGGAACAATTCGCTGATAAACATTCTAAAACCTCCTTCATCTTGAATTCGATCCAAATTCATTCATTCCGATTGGAATAAGCTCCGGAATTATCATCACATGTTGAGTCCTTTAATCCCTATGTCGGTGCGGAAATGGGCATCAGGGAAATCGATGCTGTCGACTAGTGCATAGACATTCTCCCTGGCTGCCGCGATGGATGCATCACGGACGGTAACTCCAAGTACCCGGCCGCCTGAACTGACCAGTTTTCCGTCTTCCATCTCCGTGCCGGCATGGAAAACTACCTGGTTTTCTTGGGTCATCGTAAGACTGATCGGAATCCCCTTCCTGTATTCACCCGGATAACCTGGAGCTGCCATGACCACACACAGCGCGGTGCCATCATGCCATTCGACTTTGACTTCGGACAGTTTCCCGTCGATACACGCTTCGAAGATTGGGATCAAGTCCGACTTGAGCAGGGTCATCACAACCTGTGTCTCAGGATCACCGAACCGGACATTGTATTCCAGGAGTTTTGGGCCTTTGGCCGTAATCATTAAGCCTAAAAACAGTACGCCGGTAAATGGAGTTCCTCTTTGGCGCATAACTAAAAGCGTCGGCTGAGCGATCGTATTGATAACTTCCTGTTCCAATGCTTTGGTCCAGAAAGGAGGCGGCGAATAAGTCCCCATTCCGCCTGTATTTAACCCCATATCCCCGTCAAGCGCTCTCTTGTGATCCTGAACGGGGGTCATCGGGAGAGCCTTTTCACCGTCGCAAAAGCACAGCAGACTGACCTCCTGCCCCTCCAGGAATTCTTCTACCACGACCTTGTCTCCGGCAGCACCAAAGGCCCCACCCATAATGGTCTCGATACCTTCAAACGCCTCTTCCAGTGTAGCTGCCACAATAACCCCTTTACCTGCTGCCAGACCATCCGCTTTAATGACAATTGGAGCGCCGGTTTGTCTGATGTATCTTTCCGCTTCACTCTTCTCGGTAAAAGTCCGGTAGTCTGCTGTCGGGACCTTCGCCTGTGCCATAATTTCCTTGGCAAAGGCTTTGCTGCTTTCAAGCGTCGCCGCCGCTCCGGACGGGCCAAAAACTCTGAGACCTGCAGCCTGAAAAGCGTTGACAATTCCCAGACTAAGCGGTTCCTCAGGACCAATAACCGTAAGATCAATCCCTTCATCCTTGGCAAAGTCAACCAAAGCGTCAAGTTCATTGGCCTTGATCGGGACATTCCATTGCTCTGTTCCTGCGTTACCCGGAGCTACAAAGAGTTTCTGACAAGAAGTGCTCTGATTGATTTTCCAGGCAAGAGCATGCTCCCTTCCTCCTGAGCCTACAACCAAAATTTTCTTCCCGTTTTTTTGACAACCAGACAAGTCAGCCATCGTTTTCCCACCTCAATAAGTAATATTTATTCTTAGTGCTCAAAATGCCTTCTTCCGGTATGGAGAATAATCATCCCAAGCCTGTTGGCTGTTTCAATCACTTCTTTGTCCCGGATAGAACCACCGGGATGAACAATGGCTTCGATCCCATGGGAATGAGCCAGTTCGACCGTATCCGGGAATGGCAGGAAAGCATCCGAAGCCATATAGGCGCCCTGTGCTTTTTCTGCAGCCTGCTCAAGCGCGATTTTCGCCGAGCCGACTCTGTTCATCTGGCCGGCTCCAACACCGATGACCTGTCTCTTCGCCGAAATGACGATCGCATTGGATTTGACATGCTTGCAGGCTTTCCAGGCAAACTCCAGTTCCGCCAGATCATCTTCGGTCGGCTTGGTTTCTGTAACGACTTCCCATTCGACAGGCGGTGTTGTTCCCTCATCCTCATCTTGAACCAGGAAACCGCCGTTTATCGTACGGATTTTCCAGCCCCGCGTCTTACAGCACGCTTCCCTGCCAACTGCGAACAAACGAAGGTTAACCTTTGCAGCCAAAATCTCCTTCGCCCGCGGGCTGAAATCTGGAGCAATGATCACTTCGTAGAATTTCTCTTTAATCGCTTCAGCTGTGACCTCATCTATCACGCGGTTAAGCGCAATAATTCCGCCGTACGCCGAGACCGGATCCGCTTCCAGCGCTCTTTGATAAGCTTCCAGCAGTGAGTTTCCAAGCGCAACACCACATGGATTGGTATGTTTAATGATCACAC is a window from the Dehalobacter sp. DCA genome containing:
- the priA gene encoding replication restart helicase PriA; translation: MSGYAEVLIDVANRRLDQSFHYYIPDNLVIHAGMMVVVPLKYRKVRGLVVSISSDPPELDGEPKFRSIEAVLEENYLIPPELIELACWLSETTICPKAQALHSVWPFLKGKGETWMTSMASMDDEDVKVLELLDPDTFQVLKTLNRSRRGGLPENVLLKRSGAKKELLEDMLKQGWIKKEIRFSGKTGSPDINERKKNNRENKIDIDSDKDIDADIKNNIEQITAGSVWHITGTLSPAQEKAFQDILAFRNKNDGGTVLIHGITGSGKTEVYKELVAKVLVEGGDVILLVPEISLTSQISRIFLEQFGDIVGIIHSGISSGDKLAIWEQILQRNKRVIIGARSAVFAPLSNLKLIILDEEHDNAYKQDENPKYHARDVARKRMEDRGGLVLLGSATPSLEAYAAAQRDKIGLVSLEERFNQRALPAVDIVDMKQELASGNKTMFSMVLRNKLQERIDNGEQSILFLNRRGYSTFVFCRECGYVARCPHCDVSLTYHSHNQQLCCHYCNYQQDVFHRCPECNSRFIRFFGQGTQKVEEEVSALFPGVEVLRLDTDTTSGSREYNRILERFRSGEVPILVGTQMLAKGLDFPNVTLVGVISADQLFNMPDFRSRERAFQLLTQVAGRAGRGAKGGEVVIQTYSPEERSIQRAAKQDYAAFFWEEITYRKQQSYPPFAHIIRIMIFHEKEDRVIKAAQDLANSIRLVLADQDQEYVILGPAPAVLTRLKNEFRWQVSVKGKNPAVLRRIVHQGVRAFYLGTASSGINISIEVNPLS
- a CDS encoding N-6 DNA methylase; the encoded protein is MDNHRIDSKLIAEILGVSVPSIRNWVRHGYLHPSDPDGKVFDLDEVLLLRERIAQGELDRLRKRANKAGADKRFVPTEYIPNERTRKQIMDILTYLLRHNIDRGWAVFILALNLFRRSGDILSDDLKQIIDFPEAIFQRQHVRIELKNFYQDILRTSKKSSLGSSLKFSYGRPDSQHLEYLFNIRFPLEEDILGVIYQSLTMEGNKARLGSYFTPPGIAYDAVRAYIRSGQKVLDPCCGTGQYLLSFARNMDEPENIYGMDLDLTSVRIARLNLLLTCSRDFQPNVIHCNTLTDMRRESSAFGKFDFVATNPPWGAEIDAGVRQKMAVEFPEITSGESFSYFLRASLDLLKDGGVISFILPESILNIRAHADIRGYLLENCQIIRIEYLGRRFKNVFSAVVRLDLRKALPSEQDQVLVKFPEQEYLVSQERFRSNDWHIFDIYLSSQEEVIFSKVYSTRHTYLKDKAGWALGIVTGDNRRYLLQMNGPGAEPVYKGSDVDRFVLKKPSSFLRFQPDKFQQTAPEQKYRAAEKLIYRFISERLVFAYDDQGSLTLNSANILIPEPENYPVKLILALFNSSLYQFLFRKKFHTLKVLRGDLELLPLPLWEQAVIDHILQLTDRIIIGEDQFEILDEFIMEQFRLTPEERRHIRDFSA
- the metF gene encoding methylenetetrahydrofolate reductase [NAD(P)H]; this encodes MFISELFQQKKVVSFEIFPPKLTSSIEVIYDTIDALAPLRPDFISVTYGAGGSTSKTTAEIASIVENKYNINSLAHLTCITSSKEQIEGTLTQLADSNVSNILALRGDIPKGSEETGRARDFQYASDLVAYIQDKHSFCLGGACYPEGHPECPDKDQDIENLRRKVDAGVGFLVTQLFYDNDAFFRFQEKVANLNINVPILAGIMPITNRVQIERILALSNARMPQKLIKILDKFEHNMEALKDAGIAYATKQIVELLANDIDGVHIYTMNKPQIAKDLVRNLDSLFYAVNSQETRKEGNLA
- the purD gene encoding phosphoribosylamine--glycine ligase, whose product is MADLSGCQKNGKKILVVGSGGREHALAWKINQSTSCQKLFVAPGNAGTEQWNVPIKANELDALVDFAKDEGIDLTVIGPEEPLSLGIVNAFQAAGLRVFGPSGAAATLESSKAFAKEIMAQAKVPTADYRTFTEKSEAERYIRQTGAPIVIKADGLAAGKGVIVAATLEEAFEGIETIMGGAFGAAGDKVVVEEFLEGQEVSLLCFCDGEKALPMTPVQDHKRALDGDMGLNTGGMGTYSPPPFWTKALEQEVINTIAQPTLLVMRQRGTPFTGVLFLGLMITAKGPKLLEYNVRFGDPETQVVMTLLKSDLIPIFEACIDGKLSEVKVEWHDGTALCVVMAAPGYPGEYRKGIPISLTMTQENQVVFHAGTEMEDGKLVSSGGRVLGVTVRDASIAAARENVYALVDSIDFPDAHFRTDIGIKGLNM